The genome window TCTTTCTGGCCATCTGGTAGGCTTGAGACTCCAGGCTTCTTGGGGTAAGTTCGGCTGGCAATTTTAAAGAACTCTTCTGCTGCATCAAGAGCAATGAGACGATCCTGCCAAAGATTTAAACGTACAAATGTCAAGATGGGAACTCAACCACGTCGATGGGAAAACCAATCCAATAACAATACCCGCCCTAGAAATAATCACGAGCAAGTAAAacatttcttcaatttttctcaACAAATTTAGAGATGCCCCTTAACCCTTTGCGTACATTATCCAAGAAACGTTCCACACTCTTAGAGCCccttcaaatgcttttttaatcTTAGGTTATATAAACAATGTTTCTCACATCTCTTTGACCTACAAATGGTTCAAAAATCTGACCACAGAGCAGAAGTGGCTGAAAAGTACAGATTCTTGAGCCACAATCCGAGCCTCAATAGGGCTGAGTGCAATCCAGAAATCTGAATATTTAAAGCCCTTCAGGTGGTTCTGATGCTGCCGGCCCCTGGAAACCAGTGTATAAGATACCACCTCAAGCTGTGATGTTGCTGGTGGTGCGGGAATGATGAGTATTTggaataacagaaaagaaaaatttaaagcaaaatgagggcatgtaaaaaaatatatccactggggcgcctgggtggctcagtcggttaggtgtctgccttcggctcaggtcatgatcccggggtcctgagtttgagccccacattgggctccttgctcagcggggagtctgcttctccctctatctccttctggctctgctcctcccctgctcatgctctgtctctaataaataaataaaatcctaaaaaaaaaaaatacatccactTACCACGACAAAGAGGTATCTCTCCGAGAGCTCCCAGCTTGTTGGAAAAATATTGGTTTCTTCAGCCAGTTTTAACAATATCTCCCGAGCTTTCCTTGTGTTTTTAGAATCACTGATGGTGCTGAGTTTTGTCACTGACAACAAAGAGTCGGCTTCCTTTTGAAAACCTACGGGGACAAAAACTTTACCCCTCACGTAAATACAGTAGTCACAGGAAATGGCTGTCCTACAGGGGATTAAGAAGGCACCCAGATGTGGACTCCAAACAAACATCAGGAGCCAAGGCACCATTCCATAGGCTCCCTCCCAGGTCAGTGTGACTGGTAGGGTCTTTAATTAAAGCtcttttgagatttcttctcatttaattttcttcgTTAACTTCCCTTCCAAGTTAAGCCTCAGATCCTCATCCACTGACAGCTTGCtgccccccaactttttttttttggcactgaAATCCTCCTCCCACTCCTTACTCTTCCCCTACCTGCCTTTGCAGTTTGGGACCCGCAAAGTGGTTGTCTCCAGGCTTCTACATCTCCAAGCCCAGATTCCCTTCCCCGAGGCAATTGTCTGGTTAAAATTACTCACCCCAAAATATGAAAGACTCAGAGATTTACACCTGCCTAGGGTAACTCACATtataaaaggagacaattaggtcACAATAATGGTGAGTAAAGAGGGCAGGGGTCCATCCCATCTCACTGTATCCCAACTAAAGCAATGGAGGCTGGCGATAGCAACTGGGTTCACCCCATGTGAAAAGGTATGATGCCAAGGTGTCCTGTTCTCTTTCAAGGCAGAAGGATGGAGGACTTCAAACTCGATATGTTCATGTTTTAAATACTAAAACGAGGTCATTTTATAACATGAGGGGACATGTTTACTGCACCACGACCCTAGCCGACTTAAGAAAAACCAATCCCCAATATCCGCTCTGATGCCACAGGTTATGTCCCAACTTGGAAGCTTCCCTACCTTTTATTCCTTCCGAGAGTCTACACCGAGTTTCACTGTCTCTCTTACAAACAGTATTTCTTCCAACCTGCCTCTTCTTAGACAGCGGCTCCTAACTGGCCAATCACGCTCATCTAATTCAATCCATGAAGTACACTGCCAAAAACATTCCGTGGTAGTGCCCACCTGCTTCCCCTGCCCTGGGATACTCCACACTGAGGACAGATGGAGTAGCACATAGCAAAATATGTCTTCAAGACACGGGCTGGTGGTAACAGAAATATCAGATGTTTATGCTGGAGGATACAAGGAGGACAGGCTTGGGGCCGTAATTAGTACGCAGCAGCTCCCATCAGTCAGCCGCCGACGTGCCTTTTACACAACGCAcgcagaagagagggaagaatgaTCACCACCGGTGATTTGCACCATTCCATGATCACTTTCAGACTCACCTAAATCCTCTAAAATGCGTTTCCATCTATTTCTCACTTCCCTCCGAATCTGCCGCAGGGTGTAGATATCGTAGTTGAGTTTTTGCCACTCctgtaggaaaatgaaaatgcagcttTATTTTTACCCCTCGGCCTCCACTGCTACCTAATTCCCAAACGGAAGCTAAGTGAAACATGTGGGTCTCCTCTTCACCAGGCTTCAAAACCTTTCTGGAAAGAGAGGAGGGCACGGGTGAGAAGGAGTCCATAGGAATCCGTCGGCTACCAGTTTCGGGGCATTCGTTAAACTCTCCCCATTCCTGGTCTCAGTCTCAGTGCTCTtacctgtaaagtggggataacagTGACGACTTCATTCCAGACCgttataaagattaaaagtaTATACGAGCACAACACCCGCACGCAGTGAGCCCCTAATAAGACCCATGTATGACCAAAGCCATTTTATCCCTTGAGAAACCGAGGCCCAAAGACGTTAACTGGGGAATCCAATACCATGCAGCTAATTGGTACCAGAATTGgtatttgaatccaggtctgagTCCAAAGTCCATGAGAAAAACGACACACAccaagaatttatttcttcttcctttattatCAGAGTGAAGTAGACCTGGGAATCCCAAGTTTCTGGATTCCCAGGCAACATTTTCTTCACCATATCTCATCATCACTCTCTTTCACTTCTGTTCCATGATAGGGCGAATCTTTCAGGCATTCTTCAGAACTATTAAAAAgctatcattttgaaaatttcaatcTTATGGGCAGTAGGCCATCACATTGGTCCCCAAACAGAACTTGAATCTTTCAGGAGCGTTAGAATCTTTAttaagctggggcacctgggtggctcagtcattaagcgtctgccttcggctcaggtcatgatctcggggtcctgggatcgagctccaagtcgggctccctgctcggcgggaagcctgcttctccctccccaactccccctgcttgtgttccctctcttgctgtgtctctctctctgtcaaataaataaacaaaatcttttttttaaaaaaaaaaagcatctttatTAAGCTAAGTGTTTCTTTTAAATGTCATGGACATTTATCGTTAAGAAGCCTTATCTATACAGAACAGTCATTTTATGGAGAATACCTTTTCCTTTCAGCAAAAACATTAACCACACAACTATTCTTAATGCTCAATTTAAGACCCAAGTATGTGATACTCTGACTTCTCTAACCGCATTTCTTTCAATGATGACACTATTTCCCTATAGCTCCTGTCGAGGCTGGCCTTGCTCATTGCTAATCAACTTTCATGACTGGCTAAGAGAAACCAATTTAGCTGCCATTCACAAATAATTATAGATTCcactctgaaaacaaaacaccagCAAAATAAAGGGGGTTTTGTTACAACTGCGTTTTAGGTCTTGTATCTAAGGATAGGCCATCAAAAGGGCATAGGATTTCAGCCATTTTTTAGAAGTCAGAAAGTGGGGAATTTGAGTACTGTTTCCTGGTCTTCTgtgggttgttcttttttttttcttttttcggTTTTTGAACCTAAGACGTGTGTACATGTGTGGGCACGAGTGTGTGGTGACTGGGGTCAGGGATAAAGCCTGTGCCCTAGAAGAAAGCAGAGTTAAAGGACTCATCTTGGAAATATGCAACCCTGCCCTCATCTTGAGCACTGTGTTAAAGTGCGTGATATATATAATCCCCTACAGAGTGTGTAAGTTGGGGGGAAACCTCAAGTATTGTTGTTCTCATTGGATGGGCCTTATTGTATGTACCACACTGGCCATTCAGGGCATAGCATCTTGGAAAAGAACACAGCTGCTAGAACCATACCGCCCGGGTCTGGGTCCCGGGTCTGGGCCCCGGGTCTGGGTCTGGGCTCCATTATTTCTTAACAGCCTGGCTTTGGGCAAGTTCATAACTGTGTCTCATGGCCTCTTGTGCAGCATGGGGACACAAGTACTACTGACCTCAGAGGCTTATTCTGAGGATCACGTGTGCTCATGCAAGCCCTGAAAGGGGCGCTTGATGCACATTCTCCTCCAAGTCAGGGTAGACACGATTAAGAAACAATCTTCCAAGACTCAGGATGGTTTCTATCATGAAGATTGAGGGAAGTATCTCATTTGGGAGGACCTCCAGAAGAAAAAGTGCTCAGCTCTTAGCATCAGATATGGTTTTACTTTTCCTGAAAATTGTTTCATCATTCTGGACATTATTTGTAACTGATCAGTTTCCACCAAATGAAAATACAGAGTCCTTTCACAGAAAATTGATAGGATTTCATAAGCATTTTTGAATGACCAAAATTTCAAGCTACTTTTTATGTCTTTatcatgctttttctcttctcatcttctgtcttgtgctctctcactgtcttttcATGTGAGTTGCTTCGGTCCTTTTTGCTAAAAAGAagattgtaaataaataaaatattacacagaGCAGCGTGGCGCTGATTCTCAATGAAACGGGTCCTCCTTAAATGGAAAGTGATCGGGCTTTTAGAAACACTTGATTCAAGAAACCCACACAATCAAAAAATCCGCAGAGGAGTTTTGCCTTCTGTCTTCACACAACCTTAAATTATGTAACAAACCACTAGATGGCTTCATTAACTTGTGATTCAAGGTCTCTGAGACGCTTTCTTGGCTTCTTCTGACTGGCTGATGGCCAGTTCTGGCTGATGCCCCAGAACTTGTTCCCTCAGCTCAAAGTAGCCAAATCCTATCCTTTCAGAGCCCCAGCctcactgagccatccaagcttcagacttttttttaacttttctcttcTTGCTGCCCACCTATCAGCTATTTTGCTATTCTTAAATTCCAACACTGCGTGTCCTACAAATTCGTTCTCTTTCAGTATCTGTTATTCTAATAAAAGCGCTTGATGGAGAAGCGACACTATGACATGGAAAAATCTGCTACAGACGGATCCCCACATGATGCATCAACTGACTTGTGCACGGGAAGTGCTTGTTAAGATTAACGGGATGAAACCATGTGCTTCATATATCTGGATTATTACTGTCGTCTTTTGACAGAATGGTCATGGATAATCATCACATATGAAAGTATCTGGAAGTTTTGCGCAAAATGTAAAGCTCTAAAACCAGTAGAAGCATGGGTAGGGTTTTAACTAAGAATTGGcttttgataaaataaatgatgAGGGAATTTGAATTTGTCTTTAATATGACcccaaagaacagaatctgaatGCAACAAATGAGAAACGGTGATGTACAAAATCTTACTCACAGCTAAACAAACTAACTCACCTATTCCCTGATACTAGAGAAAAGCAAGTCTTGTGGTGCCCTACAATTTTTAAGTCGTCACACTTTGTTTTtagacaaataattttaaaataacagagaccaggggtgcctgggtggatcagtcatttGAGTGTCccgctcttggtttcagctcaggtcgtgatctcggggtcctgggattgagccccacactgggctatGTGCTCTGCCCAGaatctacttgggattctctctctccctcccccctctctaaaataaataaataattaaaaaaaaaataacaaagaccaATTACTCTTCACAAGTGAGTTGAAATTCAAACCCACTAGACATCAAAAGTTGGTCTTATTTTCTAGAAttatcttttgtttgtcttttgctAAATCCTGTTGTAATACATTGTGCTCGTCTTGATACAGTGGCCTGAAACTTTGACAATAAGTCAATTAGCAAAGgtgtaataaaagaaataatgcgGGGGgggctgtgtggctcagtcagttaagcctccaattcttgattttggttcaggtcatgatctcagggtcgtgagagggagccccacatggggctccatgctcagcagggagtctgcttgagattctctttatccctctccctctgcccctccccccccccgaaagaaaggaaggaagaaagaattggtTGCATAAGGTACTTGAGAGCCGAGTCCAAGTGAAAGCCATGTGATTGAAAGTATGTTACTGAGGGCACGTAGAGCATATTCTTGAGGTGCTTCTCCTCTCTGTTGGACCACCAGATTCGGGCCAGATAAGAAGGCTGAGGCAACAAGAAGACAGGAGAACAAAGGACTCTATTACTGTGAGGTTGTGGATGAATGGGACAGTTTAAAAGTACTTGACATTTCTTGCTAAAAAAGGTGATGTATGCATATAGAGAAATGTACTCTAACAAGaggctatatatattttaagtcatCTTAAACTCTTAGGAACAACTTCAAAAGTGATCAActtatttttagttataaaaataatataatcacatGGAAGTAAAAAACCTAAAAGAACAGAAGggtctaaaatgaaaatgaaaagtttgctttcccatcttctttttcttaccttattccTCAGTAGTGCATTCAACTTTGGCTGTATATTAGAATCATCCAgggagcatttttaaaataccaatgcACGAGATCCATCTCCCAGGCTGATGAAATCAGAATCCTTTGAAGGGGTGCCAGGTTTGAAATCCAATACCTTACATCAGTCAGCATACTCCCACTGGGGCAGTAACGGGCACCTAACCCAGCTCATCGAAGGAGATGCAGCTAAATCTGTGAGGCTTTCAAGAGTGACCAGGAGAGATGTTCTCCCTTCCCCTGGACAATGTAGTGAGAGGGTAAGAAACCTAGAACTAACTAGAACTGCTCCATCACTGTGACTACCCTGAGAAGAGTCAGCCTAAGGAAGAAGTCAACTCTCAGAGGAGGACAAAGGTgaaagaatcagagagagagagagagcctaagGACATCTGGGCCTCAGGATCCTATCTCATCTGAAGTCAGTCCTACTTCTGGAACTCTCTGTTATCCAAGACAATTCCACGTAGGTTTAGACAACTGGAGTTCTTTCTCTGGTCCTTGCATCCGAAAGATTCATGTTACAAAGTGCGTTCACCGAGTACATGAACAAAAAGGAAACTATAACTACCGCACAAAATATTAGTCTCATGTTTTCCTACCTCTTGCTCCTGGGGGACAACGTTCAGCATATAGACCTATTTAGCTGAGCGAGGTTATGGCTTACAGAGAATGCAGTGTTAATGGCTCGATCTTTCTGTCCCAGAAGTGACTTAGTCAATGACACAAATATAATAGCAGTCCTTTTCTGGGTCTAAGGAATGCTTTATGGTGCCTCCCCTGAATTCTGTCCATCAGAGCAGAGCTTCTCACTTGGGCAAGACTGTTCTTATAAGAGGGGAGAGGATGTAGCTTATATCTCCATCATTGATCTGATGGAGAGGGGTCCAGCTACCATTGACTTAACCACTCAATTCCCTTACTTACAAACATATGTTAATCTTTCTGTCTGGATCTAATGATCAGTTCAAAGTTAACTTTTGATCCATAATAACTTTGAGTCAAAACCTATTCACCATCTGAAACCCAAGCATTAGCATatcttggtttttgtctttcttggatGGTCAAAAATCATCTTCAGGAGAAGAAGATGCTCATACCCAGGCTTAAATCTGCTTCATCGTCATCTTCATTCCATATCCCAAGATCAGACAGTCACAAACTGAACTTTAAGAAATGGTCTTTATTGTATTTGATTGGCAAGAAGAGCCTTTCCCAAATTTTGCATAAGTTATGTTACTTCCCTCATGCTCAACTTCCAGTAGCAGTCAAGCCAGAATTCAAATCTACTTCCAAAGTCTACATacccttaatttaaaaaaggaaacagaaaagagtgACTAGTTATTGCTGCTACCCCAACACAGCTTCCTTTTTCTTGCATATCTATGGCTTGTTTATGTAAGTTAGGTAATACATTCATATGATCCACAATCCAAAAAGTAATAAAGGCCCTGTCCCCCAGCCATCAGTGCCCCTTCTACAAATAAGAAATGTCACCAAGTTCTCCCGCatccttgcattttttttccccataaatgcTGGCATACTATATCCTGtacttttcacttaatatattttagcaATCATTCTGTATCAGAATATAAAGTTCCAGATCCTTCTTTAACTTGACTTTTTTACCATTTGGTGTAGACAGAcacaaaattataataaacatatatatttgggggtgcctggtgggctcagttggtagagcatgcaagtCTTAATCTCAAGGTTCTATgtctgagccccacattaggtatagagattacttaaaaataaaatctttaaaggggcgccggagtggctcagtcagttaagcgtctgagttCGGCTCaaatcacgatctcagggttcctgggattgagcccctcgtcgggctttgcactcagtggggagtctgcttgtccttttctctctctccctctgtccctccccccactcatgctcgccctctctctcaaataaataaaatctttaaaaaaaataaaaatctttaaaaaatgtatatatatttgttttata of Halichoerus grypus chromosome 4, mHalGry1.hap1.1, whole genome shotgun sequence contains these proteins:
- the MREG gene encoding melanoregulin isoform X1; the encoded protein is MGPRDWLRTVCCCCPCRCLEEPAAPEKEPLVSDSNPYSSFGATLARDDEKNLWSMPHDVSHTEADDDRILYNLIVVRNQQAKDSEEWQKLNYDIYTLRQIRREVRNRWKRILEDLGFQKEADSLLSVTKLSTISDSKNTRKAREILLKLAEETNIFPTSWELSERYLFVVDRLIALDAAEEFFKIASRTYPKKPGVSSLPDGQKELHYLPFPSP
- the MREG gene encoding melanoregulin isoform X2 gives rise to the protein MTDKFCDSNPYSSFGATLARDDEKNLWSMPHDVSHTEADDDRILYNLIVVRNQQAKDSEEWQKLNYDIYTLRQIRREVRNRWKRILEDLGFQKEADSLLSVTKLSTISDSKNTRKAREILLKLAEETNIFPTSWELSERYLFVVDRLIALDAAEEFFKIASRTYPKKPGVSSLPDGQKELHYLPFPSP